A part of Chitinimonas koreensis genomic DNA contains:
- a CDS encoding DUF2000 domain-containing protein, which yields MQTAANPTAAAPAAPAGTDKCVIVIDQDLPLGVIANTAAVLSLSLGKALPDLVGHDLADQGGHRHRGITTAPIPILKSDRAALQALREALKPHEDALTVVDLIEATRTTRSYGEYADRLAGTPVAELVYQGIAVHGSSKLVNRYTGSLGLLR from the coding sequence ATGCAAACCGCAGCGAACCCGACTGCCGCAGCGCCCGCCGCGCCGGCCGGCACCGACAAGTGCGTGATCGTGATCGACCAGGATCTGCCGCTCGGCGTGATCGCCAATACCGCGGCGGTGCTGTCGCTCTCGCTGGGCAAGGCGTTGCCGGACCTGGTCGGCCACGACCTGGCCGACCAGGGCGGCCACCGCCACCGCGGCATCACCACCGCGCCGATCCCGATCCTGAAGAGCGACCGGGCGGCGCTGCAGGCGCTGCGCGAGGCGCTGAAGCCGCACGAGGACGCGCTGACCGTGGTCGACCTGATCGAGGCGACGCGCACCACCCGCAGCTACGGCGAATACGCCGACCGGCTGGCCGGCACGCCGGTGGCCGAACTGGTCTACCAGGGCATCGCCGTGCACGGCAGCAGCAAGCTGGTGAACCGCTATACCGGCAGCCTCGGCCTGCTGCGCTGA
- a CDS encoding LysR substrate-binding domain-containing protein — MQDLNELMYFARVVESGGFAAAGRLLGIPKSRLSRRVAVLEARLGARLLQRTTRKLVLTEVGERYYRHCQAMLLEADAAEETVAQMSAAPRGRVRVSCPVALVESELTQMLPGFLAAYPQVRLELVMTNRRVDLLEEGIDVALRVRIPGDEDPSLVTRRLRPARAALVMAPSLLAGVRIRQPADLAQLPALGAIEADRRVHWRFTAADGQVEEIALEPRLAVEDFGLRKAAALHGLGVTMLPEPYCSEELAAGTLVRLLPDWQLPGGFMQLVYPHRRGLMPAVRVLVDYLAEAFGRDPGRYV; from the coding sequence ATGCAGGATCTGAACGAGCTGATGTATTTCGCCCGGGTGGTCGAATCCGGCGGCTTCGCCGCGGCCGGGCGGCTGCTGGGCATCCCCAAGTCGCGGCTGTCGCGCCGGGTGGCCGTGCTGGAAGCGCGGCTCGGCGCGCGGCTATTGCAGCGCACCACCCGCAAGCTGGTGCTGACCGAGGTCGGCGAGCGCTACTACCGCCATTGCCAGGCCATGCTGCTCGAGGCCGACGCGGCCGAGGAGACGGTGGCGCAGATGAGCGCCGCGCCGCGCGGCCGGGTGCGGGTGTCCTGCCCGGTGGCGCTGGTGGAGAGCGAGCTGACCCAGATGCTGCCGGGCTTCCTGGCGGCCTATCCGCAGGTGCGGCTCGAGCTGGTGATGACCAACCGGCGGGTCGACCTCTTGGAGGAGGGCATCGACGTCGCGCTGCGGGTGCGGATTCCCGGCGACGAGGATCCGTCGCTGGTCACCCGCCGGCTGCGGCCGGCGCGCGCGGCGCTGGTGATGGCGCCGAGCCTGCTGGCCGGCGTGCGCATCCGCCAGCCGGCCGACCTGGCGCAGTTGCCGGCGCTCGGCGCGATCGAGGCCGACCGCCGCGTGCACTGGCGCTTCACCGCGGCGGACGGCCAGGTCGAGGAGATCGCGCTGGAGCCGCGGCTGGCGGTCGAGGATTTCGGCCTGCGCAAGGCCGCGGCGCTGCATGGCCTCGGCGTCACCATGTTGCCCGAGCCCTACTGCAGCGAGGAACTGGCGGCCGGCACGCTGGTGCGGCTGCTGCCCGACTGGCAGTTGCCGGGCGGCTTCATGCAGCTGGTCTACCCGCACCGGCGCGGGCTGATGCCGGCGGTGCGGGTGCTGGTCGACTACCTGGCCGAAGCGTTCGGCCGCGATCCGGGCCGTTACGTCTAG
- a CDS encoding FMN-dependent NADH-azoreductase, with product MKLLHLDSSILGDASASRQLTRDVVNAWRAADPAVQVSYRDLAADSLPPLSGGSLAANGTPAELRDAAQRHEAGLSDAIMGEFLAADAVVIGAPMYNFSVPSQLKAWIDRIAVAGKTFRYGANGPEGLVGGKQVVIVSTAGGKHAGQPSGQAHEDYLKFVLGFLGITDIKVIRAEGLAMGPEAREAAFAAARGQIADAFDTAAA from the coding sequence ATGAAGCTGCTGCACCTCGATTCCAGCATCCTCGGCGACGCCTCGGCCTCGCGCCAACTGACCCGCGACGTGGTGAACGCCTGGCGCGCCGCCGACCCGGCCGTGCAGGTGAGCTACCGCGACCTGGCCGCCGATTCGCTGCCGCCGCTGTCGGGTGGCAGCCTGGCCGCCAACGGCACCCCGGCCGAGCTGCGCGACGCCGCGCAACGCCACGAGGCCGGCCTGTCGGACGCGATCATGGGCGAATTCCTGGCCGCCGACGCCGTCGTGATCGGCGCGCCGATGTACAACTTCTCGGTGCCGAGCCAGCTCAAGGCCTGGATCGACCGCATCGCGGTGGCCGGCAAGACCTTCCGCTACGGCGCCAACGGTCCCGAGGGCCTGGTCGGCGGCAAGCAGGTGGTGATCGTGTCGACCGCCGGCGGCAAGCACGCCGGCCAACCCTCGGGCCAGGCGCACGAGGACTACCTGAAGTTCGTGCTCGGCTTCCTCGGCATCACCGACATCAAAGTGATCCGCGCCGAAGGCCTGGCGATGGGCCCGGAAGCGCGCGAAGCCGCCTTCGCCGCCGCGCGCGGGCAGATCGCCGATGCGTTCGATACCGCGGCGGCCTGA
- a CDS encoding TetR/AcrR family transcriptional regulator: protein MEDDAQPVAKAPRKVTEGPQAQAQILAAVDELFYRDGVRAVSVDAVVKRAGLNKMAVYRQFKSKEALLLHYLERSDDTFWAYFDAAVARHPGAPREQLVQFFADLAGRAVRPGFRGCPFVNVAAEIPDPAHPARQRVAQAKADLMARLEAIAAEAGAADPQALADGLALLIEGPTPPARPMRRATG from the coding sequence ATGGAAGACGACGCGCAGCCGGTGGCCAAGGCGCCGCGCAAGGTGACGGAAGGGCCGCAGGCGCAGGCGCAGATCCTGGCGGCAGTGGACGAGCTGTTCTATCGCGACGGCGTGCGGGCGGTCAGCGTCGACGCGGTGGTCAAGCGCGCCGGCCTCAACAAGATGGCGGTCTACCGCCAGTTCAAGTCCAAGGAGGCGCTGCTGCTGCATTACCTGGAGCGCAGCGACGACACCTTCTGGGCCTATTTCGACGCTGCGGTGGCCCGCCATCCTGGCGCGCCGCGCGAGCAGCTGGTGCAGTTCTTCGCCGACCTGGCCGGGCGGGCGGTGCGGCCGGGCTTTCGCGGCTGCCCCTTCGTCAACGTCGCGGCCGAGATCCCCGATCCGGCCCACCCGGCGCGGCAGCGGGTGGCGCAGGCCAAGGCGGACCTGATGGCGCGGCTGGAGGCGATCGCGGCCGAGGCCGGCGCGGCCGACCCGCAGGCGCTGGCCGACGGCCTGGCGCTGCTGATCGAGGGGCCTACGCCGCCAGCCAGACCTATGCGCCGGGCCACCGGCTGA
- a CDS encoding cation:proton antiporter encodes MHGIHFIQDLAVIMLVAGVVTVLFHKLRQPVVLGYLIAGLIIGPHTPPYALITDQDTIQTLAELGVVFLMFSLGLEFSLKKLSRVGAAALVAALAEIVLMVWIGYEIGRYFGWQTMDSLFLGAMLSISSTTIIVKALDELKLKQEGFARLIFGVLIVEDVLAIAMIALLSGIAMTGSVQAGEVGVTLGKLAIFITVALLAGLLLVPRLLAYVARSGSREMLLVSVLGLCFGFCLLAIKLGYSVALGAFMIGAVMAESEHLETIEDLIEPIRDLFSAIFFVAIGLMLDPSVLVQYAGPIALITVAVVLGKVLTCGFGAFAAGQSPRTSLKVGMGLAQIGEFSFIIAALGASLKVTSDFLYPIAVAVSALTTLTTPYLIRAADGTASSLGRIVPRPLAQLAGLYTDWLSSLQLEGDKAAVAGMIRRILLHVVVNMLLVAAIFLGGAWLGRHLAAIAGWHKAMLWGTALLVSLPFLVAIYRKLVALAMLLAEIGIDERLAGSHTPRVRRLVSRLIPLAALIGIGLGIAALSSAILPPWELLWAVLAIAVGLLLVLRRALVAIHAKLQIALMETLEGNGHGH; translated from the coding sequence ATGCACGGCATCCATTTCATCCAGGATCTCGCGGTCATCATGCTGGTCGCCGGCGTGGTCACGGTGCTGTTCCACAAGCTCAGGCAGCCGGTGGTGCTCGGCTACCTGATCGCCGGCCTGATCATCGGCCCGCACACGCCGCCCTACGCGCTGATCACCGACCAGGACACCATCCAGACGCTGGCCGAGCTCGGCGTGGTGTTCCTGATGTTCTCGCTCGGCCTCGAATTCAGCCTGAAGAAGCTGTCGCGCGTCGGCGCCGCGGCGCTGGTGGCGGCGCTGGCCGAGATCGTGCTGATGGTGTGGATCGGCTACGAGATCGGCCGCTACTTCGGCTGGCAGACCATGGATTCGCTATTCCTCGGCGCCATGCTGTCGATCTCGTCGACCACCATCATCGTCAAGGCGCTGGACGAGCTGAAACTCAAGCAGGAAGGCTTCGCCCGGCTGATCTTCGGCGTGCTGATCGTCGAGGACGTGCTGGCCATCGCCATGATCGCGCTCTTGTCGGGCATCGCCATGACCGGCTCGGTGCAGGCCGGCGAGGTCGGCGTCACGCTGGGCAAGCTCGCCATCTTCATCACCGTGGCGCTGCTGGCCGGCCTCCTGCTGGTGCCGCGCCTCCTGGCCTACGTGGCCAGGAGCGGCAGCCGCGAGATGCTGCTGGTCAGCGTGCTGGGCCTGTGCTTCGGCTTCTGCCTCTTGGCCATCAAGCTCGGCTACAGCGTGGCGCTGGGCGCCTTCATGATCGGCGCGGTGATGGCCGAATCGGAGCACCTCGAGACCATCGAAGACCTGATCGAGCCGATCCGCGACCTGTTCAGCGCGATCTTCTTCGTCGCCATCGGCCTGATGCTCGACCCGTCGGTGCTGGTGCAGTACGCCGGCCCGATCGCGCTGATCACCGTGGCGGTGGTGCTGGGCAAGGTGCTGACCTGCGGCTTCGGCGCCTTCGCGGCGGGGCAGAGTCCGCGCACCTCGCTCAAGGTCGGCATGGGGCTGGCCCAGATCGGCGAGTTCAGCTTCATCATCGCCGCGCTCGGCGCCAGCCTGAAGGTGACCAGCGACTTCCTCTACCCGATCGCGGTGGCGGTGTCGGCGCTGACCACGTTGACCACGCCCTACCTGATCCGGGCCGCCGACGGCACCGCCAGCAGCCTGGGCCGCATCGTGCCGCGGCCGCTGGCGCAGCTGGCCGGGCTCTATACCGACTGGCTGTCGAGCCTGCAGCTCGAGGGCGACAAGGCCGCGGTGGCCGGCATGATCCGCCGCATCCTGCTGCACGTGGTGGTGAACATGCTGCTGGTGGCGGCGATCTTCCTCGGCGGCGCCTGGCTGGGCCGTCACCTGGCCGCCATCGCCGGCTGGCACAAGGCCATGCTGTGGGGCACCGCGCTCTTGGTGTCGCTGCCTTTCCTGGTGGCGATCTACCGCAAGCTGGTGGCGCTGGCGATGCTGCTGGCCGAGATCGGCATCGACGAGCGGCTGGCCGGCAGCCACACGCCCAGGGTGCGCCGGCTGGTGTCGCGGCTGATCCCGCTGGCCGCGCTGATCGGCATCGGCCTCGGCATCGCCGCGCTGAGCTCGGCCATCCTGCCGCCGTGGGAGCTCTTGTGGGCGGTGCTGGCGATAGCGGTTGGCCTGCTGCTGGTGCTGCGGCGGGCGCTGGTGGCGATCCACGCCAAGCTGCAGATCGCGCTGATGGAGACGCTGGAGGGCAATGGCCACGGCCATTGA
- the kdpF gene encoding K(+)-transporting ATPase subunit F codes for MNLDLEWIYWLSGGLATGLFVYLCYALFNAEEVA; via the coding sequence GTGAACCTCGACCTCGAATGGATCTACTGGCTGTCCGGTGGCCTCGCCACCGGGCTGTTCGTCTACTTGTGCTATGCGCTGTTCAACGCCGAGGAGGTCGCATGA
- a CDS encoding LysE family translocator: MLLAFIVATTVISLVPGPSMAIIVMNTARRGLPQGIRTIAGAVLADAVLLLVALSGVGALLHASARAFAVLKWLGVAYLLYLGIQQLRSRPAATAAAPARQEGSAFLQGLGTTLLNPKIIGFLIVYFPQFLDPQRSAFDQLLLLGPLFLLVVFLVFLLCALAARGIAGLLATPRGQAGLQRISGLSLIGCGAYAAAT; the protein is encoded by the coding sequence ATGCTGCTCGCCTTCATCGTCGCCACCACCGTCATCAGCCTGGTCCCCGGCCCCTCGATGGCCATCATCGTCATGAACACCGCCCGGCGCGGCCTGCCGCAGGGCATCCGGACCATCGCCGGCGCCGTGCTGGCCGACGCCGTGCTGCTGCTGGTCGCACTGTCGGGCGTCGGCGCCCTGCTCCATGCCTCGGCCCGGGCCTTCGCCGTGCTCAAGTGGCTGGGCGTGGCCTACCTGCTCTACCTGGGCATCCAGCAGCTGCGCAGCCGGCCGGCCGCCACGGCGGCGGCGCCGGCCCGGCAGGAGGGCAGCGCCTTCCTGCAGGGGCTCGGCACCACCCTGCTCAATCCGAAGATCATCGGCTTCCTGATCGTCTACTTCCCGCAGTTCCTCGATCCGCAGCGCAGCGCCTTCGACCAGTTGCTGCTGCTGGGGCCGCTGTTCCTGCTGGTGGTCTTCCTGGTGTTCCTGCTGTGCGCGCTGGCCGCCCGCGGCATCGCCGGCCTGCTGGCGACGCCGCGCGGCCAGGCCGGGCTGCAGCGCATCTCGGGGCTGTCGCTGATCGGCTGCGGCGCCTACGCGGCGGCGACCTGA